In Parasphingorhabdus halotolerans, a single window of DNA contains:
- the tuf gene encoding elongation factor Tu, with the protein MAKAKFERNKPHCNVGTIGHVDHGKTTLTAAITKVLAESTGGVAVDFANIDKAPEERERGITISTAHVEYETENRHYAHVDCPGHADYVKNMITGAAQMDGGILVVNAADGPMPQTREHILLARQVGVPALVVYMNKVDQVDDDELIELVEMEIRELLSSYDFPGDDIPIIKGSALAALEGRDDEIGKNSILELMKAVDEAIPQPERPVDQAFLMPIEDVFSISGRGTVVTGRVETGIVNVGDECEIVGIKDTTKTTVTGVEMFRKLLDSGQAGDNIGALIRGVAREEVERGQVLCKPGSITPHTEFDAEVYVLSKDEGGRHTPFFANYRPQFYFRTTDVTGEVILPEGTEMVMPGDNVTIAVKLIAPIAMDPGLRFAIREGGRTVGSGVVSNVTK; encoded by the coding sequence ATGGCAAAAGCAAAGTTTGAGCGCAACAAGCCGCACTGTAACGTTGGCACGATCGGTCATGTTGACCACGGCAAAACCACGTTGACCGCAGCGATCACGAAGGTGCTTGCTGAATCAACCGGCGGCGTCGCTGTTGACTTCGCAAATATCGATAAAGCTCCTGAAGAGCGTGAGCGCGGCATCACCATTTCAACAGCGCACGTTGAATATGAAACCGAAAACCGCCACTATGCGCACGTTGATTGCCCGGGCCACGCTGACTATGTGAAAAACATGATCACTGGTGCTGCACAGATGGACGGCGGCATTTTGGTTGTGAACGCTGCTGACGGTCCAATGCCACAAACCCGCGAGCATATCCTGCTTGCGCGTCAGGTTGGTGTTCCAGCGCTGGTTGTTTACATGAACAAGGTTGATCAGGTTGATGATGACGAGCTGATCGAGCTGGTCGAAATGGAAATCCGCGAGCTTCTCTCTTCTTACGACTTCCCCGGCGACGATATTCCTATCATCAAGGGTTCTGCTCTTGCAGCTCTTGAGGGCCGCGACGATGAAATTGGCAAGAACTCCATTCTTGAGCTGATGAAAGCTGTTGATGAAGCCATTCCTCAGCCAGAGCGTCCAGTTGACCAAGCGTTCTTGATGCCAATCGAAGATGTTTTCTCGATTTCAGGTCGCGGTACGGTTGTTACCGGTCGTGTTGAAACCGGCATTGTGAATGTTGGGGACGAATGTGAAATCGTTGGAATCAAAGATACCACGAAGACAACTGTTACCGGCGTTGAAATGTTCCGCAAGCTTCTCGACTCCGGTCAAGCTGGCGATAACATCGGCGCTCTTATTCGCGGCGTTGCTCGTGAAGAAGTTGAGCGTGGCCAGGTTCTTTGTAAGCCAGGTTCGATCACTCCTCACACCGAGTTTGACGCTGAAGTCTATGTGCTTTCCAAAGACGAGGGTGGCCGTCATACACCATTCTTTGCTAACTATCGCCCACAATTCTACTTCCGCACAACGGACGTTACCGGCGAAGTTATCCTGCCAGAAGGTACGGAAATGGTTATGCCAGGCGACAACGTAACAATCGCTGTTAAATTGATTGCACCAATCGCTATGGATCCAGGTCTTCGCTTCGCAATTCGCGAAGGTGGCCGTACTGTTGGATCAGGGGTTGTCAGCAACGTAACGAAGTAA
- a CDS encoding DUF1304 domain-containing protein, protein MTKLAAILIGLIALLHIYIAWFGIFQWETQGPIAFPDLPRDLFEPTRAMAANQGVYNALLAAGLIWTLCIKNALWQKRIATCFLLFVAAAGILGGYRVSPDVAIAQAGPAVIALLLLWLPVLRRD, encoded by the coding sequence ATGACGAAGCTAGCGGCGATCCTGATCGGCCTGATTGCCTTGCTCCACATTTACATTGCGTGGTTCGGGATATTCCAGTGGGAGACACAGGGGCCGATTGCCTTTCCCGACCTTCCGCGCGATCTTTTTGAACCAACCAGAGCAATGGCCGCCAATCAGGGCGTGTATAATGCGCTGCTGGCTGCAGGGCTGATCTGGACGCTGTGCATCAAGAATGCGCTGTGGCAAAAGCGGATTGCGACCTGCTTTTTGCTATTTGTCGCGGCGGCGGGAATATTAGGTGGATACCGCGTATCGCCCGATGTAGCGATTGCGCAGGCCGGGCCGGCGGTGATTGCCTTGCTGCTGCTGTGGCTGCCCGTGCTGCGGCGGGACTAG
- a CDS encoding type III polyketide synthase produces the protein MSKLISIATALPDHRITQDEVLAVLAKARGAALPGRLKQILGNSGIDQRYLARAPDYYLEQRSWPERASVYSEVGRKLSQEAASEALELAALKPSDIDAIVLISTTGTMTPSIPSRMIEAMEFDQSTQTVPVFGHGCAGGVLGLRLANDLAAAGAGQNVLLISLELCSLSYDYSQFDKKNMIATALFADGCAAAVISGKTGRDDAPSFRAFDQKTWPDTRDMMGWDIGETGFDLVLARDIPTFVTKDFAPFCDAFLEVQGLAKSDLSEPACHPGGGRVIEALEDYFAPDLPGIAATRDVLEHYGNMSSPTVLFVLKRLLEQRLTKPLLLTALGPGFTAALGVVDP, from the coding sequence ATGTCAAAGCTAATCTCGATTGCCACCGCACTGCCCGATCACCGGATCACGCAGGACGAGGTGCTGGCAGTGCTGGCCAAGGCGAGAGGCGCCGCGCTTCCCGGGCGGTTGAAACAAATTCTTGGCAATTCGGGCATTGACCAGCGGTATCTGGCACGTGCGCCTGATTACTATCTCGAGCAGCGCAGTTGGCCTGAGCGCGCAAGCGTCTATAGCGAAGTCGGACGCAAACTGTCGCAGGAAGCTGCATCTGAGGCGCTGGAACTGGCTGCACTCAAACCATCGGACATAGATGCAATTGTTCTTATCTCCACGACCGGCACAATGACCCCGTCCATCCCCAGCCGGATGATTGAGGCGATGGAGTTCGATCAATCGACGCAAACGGTCCCGGTCTTTGGTCACGGCTGCGCGGGAGGGGTGCTGGGTCTCCGGTTGGCCAATGATCTGGCAGCGGCAGGTGCCGGCCAGAACGTGCTGCTGATCTCGCTTGAGCTTTGCAGCCTGTCGTACGACTACAGCCAGTTTGACAAAAAAAATATGATCGCGACCGCATTATTTGCCGATGGTTGCGCGGCGGCGGTGATCAGCGGCAAAACAGGACGGGATGACGCACCTTCATTTCGCGCGTTCGATCAGAAAACCTGGCCCGACACACGCGATATGATGGGCTGGGATATTGGTGAAACCGGCTTTGATCTGGTACTCGCCCGCGATATTCCGACTTTTGTGACCAAAGATTTTGCACCCTTTTGTGATGCGTTTCTTGAGGTACAGGGGTTGGCGAAGTCCGATCTTTCCGAACCCGCGTGCCATCCCGGCGGGGGTCGGGTGATTGAGGCACTGGAAGATTATTTTGCGCCTGATCTGCCTGGCATAGCTGCCACGCGTGACGTGCTTGAACATTATGGCAATATGTCATCGCCGACCGTGCTGTTTGTGCTTAAGCGGTTGCTGGAGCAACGCCTGACCAAGCCGCTATTGCTGACCGCGCTTGGTCCGGGATTTACTGCGGCGCTGGGAGTCGTTGATCCGTGA
- the fusA gene encoding elongation factor G — MARSHPLDRYRNIGIMAHIDAGKTTTTERILYYTGKSYKIGEVHDGAATMDWMEQEQERGITITSAATTCFWQAEDRKGPEHRINIIDTPGHVDFTIEVERSLRVLDGAVACFDGVAGVEPQSETVWRQADKYKVPRMCFINKLDRTGADFKYCVQSIIDRLGATPAVLYLPIGIESSLVGLVDLVNERSITWKNEDLGAEYTYGEIPADMADEAAEYREKLIELVIEQDDDAMEAYFEGKMPDAATLKSLIRKGTLNQSFVPVLCGSAFKNKGVQPLLDAVVDYMPSPLDVPAIKGVKPDSLDEDSRPSSDEAPFAALAFKVMNDPFVGTLTFCRIYSGKLEKGTLLNSVKDKKEKVGRILEMHSNDRKDIDEAFAGDIVALAGMKTTTTGDTLCATESPIILERMEFPEPVIELSVEPKTKADQEKMGVALNRLAAEDPSFRVTTDHESGQTIIKGMGELHLDILVDRMRREFKVEANVGAPQVAYRESLGKAVEVDYTHKKQSGGSGQFARIKFEVTPGERGSGITFEDEIKGGNIPKEYIPSVEKGMRETADTGSLIGFPIIDFNIRVFDGAYHDVDSSALAFEIAARAAMREAAQKSGIKLLEPIMKVEVVTPEDYLGDVIGDLNSRRGQIQGTDSRGIAQVVDALVPLANMFGYVNELRSFSQGRANYSMQFSHYEQVPNNVAEEIKEKMA; from the coding sequence ATGGCACGCAGCCATCCGCTCGACAGATATCGCAATATCGGCATTATGGCCCATATTGATGCCGGTAAAACCACGACCACGGAACGCATCCTCTATTATACAGGCAAGTCCTATAAAATCGGCGAAGTGCATGATGGCGCGGCGACGATGGACTGGATGGAGCAAGAGCAAGAGCGTGGGATTACCATTACCTCTGCTGCGACCACCTGTTTCTGGCAGGCCGAAGACCGCAAGGGTCCCGAGCACCGGATCAATATTATTGATACGCCTGGTCACGTTGACTTCACGATTGAAGTTGAACGTTCGCTGCGTGTGCTCGATGGCGCGGTAGCCTGTTTTGATGGCGTTGCCGGCGTTGAGCCGCAGTCTGAAACCGTATGGCGTCAAGCTGACAAATATAAAGTGCCGCGGATGTGCTTCATTAACAAGCTCGACCGCACCGGCGCTGACTTTAAATATTGTGTGCAGTCGATCATCGATCGTCTCGGCGCGACGCCGGCTGTGCTTTATTTGCCAATCGGTATTGAATCCAGCTTGGTCGGTTTGGTCGATCTGGTGAACGAACGTTCGATCACCTGGAAGAACGAAGATCTCGGCGCAGAATATACTTATGGCGAAATTCCTGCCGACATGGCGGATGAAGCGGCTGAATATCGCGAGAAGCTGATCGAACTGGTTATCGAGCAAGATGATGATGCGATGGAAGCGTATTTTGAAGGCAAAATGCCGGATGCTGCGACCTTGAAATCGCTCATCCGTAAAGGCACTTTGAATCAGAGCTTTGTTCCGGTTCTGTGCGGTAGCGCGTTTAAGAACAAAGGCGTTCAACCTCTGCTCGACGCGGTTGTTGATTATATGCCTAGCCCGCTGGATGTTCCGGCGATTAAAGGCGTGAAGCCGGACAGCCTGGACGAAGATTCGCGTCCATCAAGCGATGAAGCGCCTTTTGCTGCCTTGGCGTTCAAAGTCATGAACGATCCGTTTGTGGGGACGCTGACCTTCTGCCGCATCTATTCCGGTAAGCTGGAAAAGGGCACGCTGCTGAACTCGGTTAAGGACAAGAAAGAAAAAGTCGGCCGTATTTTGGAAATGCACTCCAATGACCGGAAGGACATTGATGAGGCATTTGCTGGTGACATTGTTGCTCTGGCGGGTATGAAAACAACCACCACCGGCGATACGCTTTGTGCAACAGAAAGCCCGATCATATTGGAGCGGATGGAATTTCCCGAGCCAGTTATCGAACTGAGCGTGGAACCCAAAACCAAAGCGGACCAGGAGAAAATGGGCGTTGCCTTGAACCGCTTGGCCGCTGAAGATCCAAGCTTCCGGGTGACGACTGACCATGAGTCAGGGCAGACGATCATTAAAGGCATGGGCGAGCTTCACCTCGACATTCTAGTCGACCGTATGCGCCGCGAATTTAAAGTGGAAGCCAATGTTGGTGCGCCGCAGGTTGCTTACCGCGAATCACTCGGCAAAGCTGTCGAAGTTGATTACACACATAAAAAGCAATCCGGCGGTTCCGGTCAGTTTGCGCGGATCAAGTTTGAAGTGACGCCGGGCGAGCGCGGCTCCGGCATCACCTTTGAAGACGAAATCAAGGGCGGAAATATTCCCAAGGAATATATCCCGTCTGTTGAAAAAGGTATGCGTGAAACCGCTGATACCGGAAGCCTGATTGGCTTCCCGATCATCGACTTTAATATCCGCGTTTTTGACGGTGCATATCATGATGTTGATAGTTCGGCGCTGGCTTTTGAAATTGCAGCGCGCGCAGCTATGCGCGAAGCGGCCCAGAAGTCGGGCATTAAATTGCTAGAGCCTATCATGAAGGTCGAGGTTGTTACTCCGGAAGATTATCTTGGTGATGTGATCGGAGACTTGAACAGTCGTCGCGGTCAAATTCAGGGTACTGATTCTCGGGGCATCGCCCAGGTTGTGGATGCTCTGGTCCCACTCGCCAATATGTTTGGTTATGTGAACGAGCTGCGTTCCTTCAGTCAGGGCCGGGCAAATTATTCGATGCAATTCTCTCACTATGAGCAAGTGCCGAATAATGTAGCAGAGGAAATCAAGGAGAAGATGGCTTAG
- a CDS encoding DUF1304 domain-containing protein has translation MKLLASICIGLIAALHLYIAWFEIFAWTTRGPAVFSAFPADLFEPTTAMAANQGLYNSFLAAGLIWSLFIKDPIWHRRVATCFLLFVAIAGIFGATTVSPRIALVQTVPAVIALVLVWLGTGHNK, from the coding sequence ATGAAATTACTGGCATCGATATGCATCGGGCTGATTGCCGCGCTGCATTTATATATCGCCTGGTTTGAGATATTTGCCTGGACCACCAGAGGCCCGGCGGTTTTTTCTGCCTTTCCTGCGGATTTGTTTGAACCGACCACGGCGATGGCGGCCAATCAGGGGCTTTATAACAGCTTCCTTGCTGCTGGCTTGATCTGGTCGCTGTTTATCAAAGACCCTATATGGCATCGCCGCGTTGCGACATGTTTTTTGTTGTTCGTCGCGATCGCCGGAATATTCGGCGCCACCACCGTATCGCCGCGCATCGCATTGGTGCAAACCGTGCCGGCGGTGATTGCGCTGGTGCTGGTTTGGTTGGGGACGGGGCATAATAAATAA
- a CDS encoding DNA cytosine methyltransferase, which produces MAELDQSTTVIYLLLEIEFGTKHEQMKRQVMDTPSVVSLFSGAGGFDIGFDQAGFQTVWANELNIDACDSFDQKFGDGFITRGSIIDHIDDLKNLSSPDVLIGGPPCQGFSVAGYMDLNDPRSELVFTYMKALRILKPKAFILENVKALAVLEKFRHIRERLIREARAAGYNTDIVVVKSSDYGVPQARERMLIVGFQNHSFDDFESFLHTQREPAKPLRKAISHLGRAGSKTNPRICKAKVTIAQNPILRKSPYAGMMFNGQGRPLNLDGYASTLPASMGGNRTPIVDEEQLYGGLSPWIDVYHRQLIEGGKVWSNHEAPRRLRRLTIDEAATIQTFPSKHVFSGKTSSVFSQIGNAVPCELARKIALSVKAVLGGYKSNSLPNQIKVA; this is translated from the coding sequence ATGGCCGAACTTGATCAATCAACAACAGTTATCTATTTGCTATTAGAGATAGAGTTCGGTACAAAGCATGAACAAATGAAGAGGCAAGTTATGGATACACCGTCAGTCGTCTCACTTTTTTCCGGTGCTGGAGGATTCGATATCGGATTTGATCAAGCTGGATTTCAAACAGTCTGGGCAAACGAACTAAACATTGATGCTTGCGACTCCTTTGATCAAAAATTTGGTGACGGGTTTATTACTAGAGGGTCAATTATTGATCATATTGATGACCTTAAAAATTTGTCATCACCCGATGTGTTGATTGGCGGCCCTCCTTGCCAAGGGTTTAGCGTGGCTGGGTATATGGATCTCAATGATCCGCGTTCAGAACTTGTCTTTACCTATATGAAAGCCCTTCGTATTTTAAAGCCCAAGGCTTTCATTCTTGAAAACGTGAAAGCTCTCGCGGTACTCGAAAAATTTCGTCACATACGAGAACGCTTAATCCGAGAAGCTAGAGCAGCTGGTTACAATACGGATATCGTTGTTGTGAAGTCATCGGATTATGGAGTTCCTCAAGCCAGAGAAAGAATGTTAATTGTTGGTTTTCAAAATCATTCATTCGATGATTTTGAATCTTTTTTGCATACTCAGCGAGAACCAGCAAAACCTCTCCGTAAAGCGATTTCTCATCTCGGCCGCGCAGGCTCCAAAACGAATCCTCGAATCTGCAAAGCAAAGGTGACGATTGCGCAGAATCCGATTCTAAGAAAATCACCCTACGCTGGAATGATGTTCAACGGTCAAGGTCGCCCCTTGAATCTCGATGGGTACGCATCGACACTTCCTGCCTCCATGGGCGGTAATAGAACGCCAATTGTGGATGAGGAGCAACTTTACGGTGGTCTAAGTCCTTGGATTGACGTCTATCATCGTCAACTAATAGAAGGCGGCAAGGTCTGGTCAAATCATGAAGCGCCTAGAAGACTCCGTCGGCTAACGATTGATGAGGCGGCAACAATTCAAACATTCCCATCAAAGCATGTATTTAGCGGCAAAACATCTTCCGTGTTTTCTCAGATCGGCAATGCGGTACCTTGTGAACTTGCGAGAAAAATTGCGCTATCTGTTAAGGCAGTCCTAGGTGGATACAAATCGAATAGTTTACCCAATCAGATTAAAGTGGCTTGA
- a CDS encoding addiction module antidote protein has protein sequence MTTTEFDAAEYLDSPVMIATYLQAAFEENDAALFRAALNDVARAKGMTAMAEESKITRQALCFI, from the coding sequence ATGACCACAACAGAATTTGACGCTGCGGAATATCTCGACAGCCCGGTCATGATCGCGACCTATTTGCAGGCTGCGTTTGAGGAAAATGACGCGGCGTTGTTCCGCGCGGCGCTAAACGATGTCGCGCGTGCCAAAGGCATGACTGCGATGGCCGAGGAGAGCAAGATCACGCGGCAGGCGCTTTGCTTCATCTGA
- the rpsL gene encoding 30S ribosomal protein S12, with protein sequence MPTINQLVRKGRVPQKVKSKVPAMEANPQKRGVCTRVYTTTPKKPNSALRKVAKVRLTNQREVISYIPGEGHNLQEHSVVLIRGGRVRDLPGVRYHVLRGVLDTQGVKDRKQSRSKYGAKRPK encoded by the coding sequence ATGCCAACGATTAATCAGCTCGTCCGTAAAGGGCGGGTGCCTCAGAAGGTGAAATCCAAAGTTCCAGCGATGGAAGCCAACCCGCAGAAACGCGGCGTTTGCACCCGGGTTTATACCACGACTCCGAAGAAACCAAACTCCGCTCTGCGTAAGGTTGCCAAGGTTCGCCTGACCAACCAGCGTGAGGTCATCAGCTATATTCCCGGTGAAGGTCACAACCTTCAGGAGCATAGTGTTGTTCTCATTCGTGGCGGCCGTGTGCGCGACCTTCCCGGTGTGCGTTACCATGTGCTGCGCGGCGTTCTTGATACGCAAGGCGTTAAAGACCGCAAGCAGAGCCGTTCGAAATATGGCGCCAAGCGTCCTAAATAA
- the rplC gene encoding 50S ribosomal protein L3 gives MRTGVIAKKMGMTRLFQEDGQHVPVTVLSLEECQVVGARNQERDGYFAVQLGAGARKAKNVNKPQREAFAKAEVEPKARVAEFRVDSEDALLPIGATVSADHFLAGQMVDIQGVTQGKGFAGAMKRWGFGGMRATHGVSISHRAHGSTGQNQDPGKVFKGKKMAGHMGAKNRTQQNLEVVRTDADRGLIFVRGSVPGSKGGWLLVKDAVKVAAPEGLPFPGATRGNAEEKPADEAPVAAVEEEVVTAAAETPAEAAPAETPAAEAPAASDAEGKEG, from the coding sequence GTGCGTACAGGCGTGATCGCGAAGAAAATGGGGATGACCCGCTTGTTTCAGGAGGACGGCCAGCATGTGCCGGTTACCGTTCTTTCCTTGGAAGAATGCCAGGTTGTTGGAGCCCGCAATCAGGAACGTGATGGCTATTTTGCCGTTCAGCTTGGTGCTGGTGCCCGTAAAGCGAAAAATGTAAACAAGCCGCAACGTGAAGCTTTTGCCAAGGCAGAAGTTGAGCCAAAGGCGCGTGTTGCCGAATTCCGGGTTGATAGCGAAGATGCTTTGCTCCCCATTGGTGCAACCGTATCCGCTGACCACTTTTTGGCTGGTCAGATGGTAGATATTCAAGGTGTTACCCAAGGTAAAGGCTTTGCCGGTGCTATGAAGCGCTGGGGTTTTGGCGGTATGCGCGCAACCCACGGTGTTTCTATCTCTCACCGTGCACATGGTTCTACCGGTCAAAACCAGGATCCGGGTAAGGTCTTTAAAGGCAAGAAAATGGCCGGTCATATGGGCGCGAAAAATCGCACCCAGCAAAATCTGGAAGTTGTTCGCACCGATGCGGATCGCGGCCTGATTTTTGTTCGTGGCAGTGTGCCTGGTTCAAAGGGCGGATGGCTTCTGGTGAAGGATGCAGTGAAAGTTGCCGCTCCTGAAGGTCTGCCATTCCCTGGCGCAACGCGCGGCAACGCAGAAGAAAAACCTGCTGATGAGGCTCCGGTCGCTGCAGTAGAAGAAGAAGTTGTAACAGCTGCAGCGGAAACGCCAGCAGAAGCAGCTCCCGCTGAAACACCGGCTGCAGAAGCACCCGCTGCTTCGGATGCAGAAGGGAAGGAGGGCTAA
- a CDS encoding isoprenylcysteine carboxyl methyltransferase family protein translates to MNALGTIFNTTPTLVTWVLIYIVAQRLSELVYANHNTRRLLAEGGKEFGADHYQYFIFLHSAWLAIIFLMVDPLRPIGLVMLAVFIGTQILRVWTLASIGRWWTTRIISAPHFDRVNRGPYKFLSHPNYTVVVLEIAIIPLMLGLPWVALVFSILNAILLRHRIKVENDVLVPRGR, encoded by the coding sequence GTGAACGCGCTTGGGACTATCTTTAACACCACGCCAACACTCGTCACCTGGGTATTGATCTATATTGTCGCGCAACGCCTGTCAGAGCTGGTCTATGCGAACCACAACACCAGGCGCTTGCTCGCTGAAGGTGGCAAAGAATTTGGTGCGGATCATTACCAGTATTTCATTTTCCTGCACTCCGCCTGGCTTGCGATAATCTTCCTGATGGTCGATCCTCTACGGCCGATCGGCCTTGTAATGCTGGCGGTATTCATCGGCACCCAGATATTGCGGGTCTGGACGCTGGCTTCGATTGGCCGCTGGTGGACGACCCGCATCATCAGCGCGCCGCATTTTGACCGGGTAAACCGCGGACCGTATAAATTCCTCAGCCATCCCAACTACACCGTCGTTGTGCTAGAAATTGCGATCATCCCGTTGATGCTGGGTTTGCCCTGGGTCGCCTTGGTTTTCTCGATATTAAACGCAATATTGTTGCGCCACCGGATCAAAGTCGAGAATGACGTGCTGGTGCCGCGCGGGCGGTGA
- the rpsG gene encoding 30S ribosomal protein S7 yields the protein MSRRRRPEKRVILPDPKFKDLVLSKFMNNLMVDGKKSTAEKIVYGAFDSVEAKAKKDPLELFHDALNNIKPGIEVRSRRVGGATYQVPVEVRPERAQALAIRWMISAARSRSETTMAARLSGEILDASNNRGNAVKKREDSHKMAEANRAFAHYRW from the coding sequence ATGTCACGTCGTCGTCGTCCCGAAAAACGGGTTATCCTTCCTGATCCAAAATTCAAGGATCTGGTCCTTTCAAAATTCATGAACAACCTCATGGTGGATGGTAAGAAATCCACCGCCGAGAAAATTGTTTACGGTGCTTTTGACAGTGTTGAAGCCAAAGCGAAAAAAGATCCGCTGGAGCTTTTTCACGATGCGCTGAACAATATCAAGCCAGGCATTGAAGTGCGCAGCCGCCGTGTTGGTGGTGCGACCTATCAGGTGCCGGTTGAAGTACGTCCCGAACGTGCGCAGGCATTGGCCATCCGCTGGATGATTTCTGCAGCCCGTTCACGCAGCGAAACCACCATGGCGGCTCGTCTGTCGGGTGAAATTCTCGATGCTTCCAACAACCGCGGCAACGCGGTGAAGAAGCGGGAAGATTCGCACAAGATGGCAGAAGCCAACCGTGCGTTCGCGCATTACCGCTGGTAG
- a CDS encoding helix-turn-helix domain-containing protein: MELNIDTIIRLMSVGASALLLLLIIAGRVRRTLKLPLIGLALGGATYLINTSTTLRVPHSLEAIVDLISIVTPFWTWLFARRLFEKDPPKGWLALLGIAYIIGWILARWGDSLFLVGFYIVHILSLILIVDLIYNALSGLKDDLVQKRRLIRIYLPLLVGLQAAGILTYELVTSNAVPPPAVQITNASLVFALVMFGGLALLVTDPSLLVETDDDKKETKPENNLSPIETVLQEKLNAAMLEGEYRTAGLTIQSLAAHLNTPEHRLRALINQKLGHRNFSSFLNGYRIAEAKEKLADRELVDLPILTIAMDLGYNSLAPFNRAFRAETSVTPSDFRKSAIDQN; the protein is encoded by the coding sequence ATGGAACTGAATATTGACACGATAATTCGGCTGATGTCGGTGGGGGCGAGTGCCCTGCTTCTTTTGCTGATTATCGCAGGACGCGTCCGCAGGACGCTCAAGCTTCCATTGATAGGCTTAGCGCTTGGTGGAGCCACCTATCTTATCAATACCTCGACCACTCTGCGCGTTCCGCATTCGCTGGAAGCCATTGTTGACCTGATATCAATCGTTACCCCTTTCTGGACTTGGCTTTTTGCCAGGCGGCTGTTTGAAAAAGACCCACCCAAAGGATGGCTCGCGCTATTGGGCATAGCCTATATCATAGGATGGATTCTTGCGCGTTGGGGTGACAGTCTATTTCTGGTCGGCTTCTATATTGTTCATATTTTGTCTCTCATTCTGATTGTTGATCTGATTTACAATGCGTTGTCCGGCCTAAAGGATGATCTGGTCCAGAAACGCCGCCTGATCCGCATTTACTTGCCATTACTGGTCGGGCTGCAAGCCGCTGGAATATTGACCTACGAACTTGTTACTTCAAATGCGGTACCGCCGCCTGCTGTTCAAATAACCAACGCATCGTTGGTTTTCGCGTTGGTAATGTTTGGCGGCCTCGCTTTGCTAGTGACCGACCCCAGCCTCTTGGTAGAAACCGATGACGACAAAAAGGAAACGAAGCCGGAGAACAATCTATCGCCAATTGAAACCGTCCTGCAGGAAAAGTTGAATGCAGCTATGTTGGAAGGCGAATACCGCACAGCTGGCTTGACCATTCAAAGCCTTGCAGCACATCTCAACACGCCGGAGCATCGTCTGCGTGCACTCATCAATCAAAAACTCGGACACCGCAATTTCTCCTCCTTCCTGAACGGCTATCGAATCGCCGAAGCAAAGGAGAAACTGGCTGACCGGGAGCTTGTGGACTTGCCGATTCTGACAATTGCGATGGATTTGGGATATAATTCTTTAGCCCCATTCAACCGGGCTTTTCGTGCCGAAACCAGTGTAACGCCTAGTGATTTTCGTAAAAGTGCGATTGATCAAAACTGA
- the rpsJ gene encoding 30S ribosomal protein S10: METQNIRIRLKAFDHRVLDQATGDIADTARRTGALIRGPIPLPTHIEKFTVNRGPHVDKKSREQFEVRTYKRLLDIVQPTPQTVDALMKLDLAAGVNVEIKLA, translated from the coding sequence ATGGAAACGCAGAATATTCGCATACGCTTGAAAGCATTCGATCATCGGGTTCTCGATCAGGCAACCGGCGATATCGCTGACACCGCTCGCCGCACCGGCGCGCTCATCCGTGGACCAATACCACTGCCAACGCACATTGAGAAATTCACCGTAAACCGCGGACCCCACGTCGATAAAAAATCGCGTGAGCAGTTCGAGGTGCGGACTTACAAAAGGTTGCTCGATATCGTGCAGCCCACACCGCAAACAGTCGATGCTTTGATGAAGCTTGATCTTGCTGCCGGTGTAAACGTTGAGATTAAGCTGGCTTAG